One Cryptomeria japonica chromosome 9, Sugi_1.0, whole genome shotgun sequence genomic window carries:
- the LOC131033525 gene encoding protein GLUTAMINE DUMPER 2 yields the protein MKVVVKFSILNVSVSLYLYHIIKFCNPSSVEGTISGVRYRNQDMRNITATPHSLSSSSIWHSPVPYLFGGVAAMVALIAFAFIILACSYFSKPNGAASQDSSNRRSDSNFDQKSDVLKDLSYLSENDNGDKVVVIMAGEEMPSFIAKPTPVAFATK from the coding sequence ATGAAAGTCGTGGTAAAGTTTTCTATATTAAATGTATCAGTCTCTCTGTATTTGTATCATATCATCAAGTTTTGCAATCCAAGCTCAGTTGAAGGAACAATCTCTGGTGTGAGGTATAGAAATCAAGATATGAGGAATATTACAGCCACACCTCATAGCTTAAGTTCTTCTTCAATATGGCATTCACCTGTTCCATATCTGTTTGGAGGAGTAGCAGCCATGGTGGCCCTAATAGCCTTTGCTTTTATCATTCTTGCATGTTCCTACTTTAGCAAACCAAATGGTGCTGCTTCCCAAGATAGTAGCAATAGAAGAAGTGATTCCaattttgatcagaaaagtgatgTTTTGAAGGATTTGTCATATTTATCAGAGAATGATAATGGTGACAAAGTGGTTGTAATCATGGCTGGTGAAGAGATGCCCAGTTTCATTGCTAAGCCCACTCCTGTGGCATTTGCAACAAAGTAA